The following proteins are co-located in the Noviherbaspirillum sp. UKPF54 genome:
- a CDS encoding DUF2905 domain-containing protein: protein MIRWVAAIFIGLFVFYPLLPFLEKLGVGRMPGDIRFRLRAMIFCLPFGSTVLWSALAFLVARFLK from the coding sequence ATGATCCGCTGGGTCGCCGCGATATTCATCGGCTTGTTCGTGTTCTATCCGCTGTTGCCGTTCCTGGAAAAGCTCGGCGTCGGACGCATGCCGGGCGATATTCGTTTTCGTCTGCGCGCCATGATCTTTTGTCTGCCGTTCGGCTCGACCGTGCTGTGGTCGGCGCTGGCCTTCCTAGTTGCGCGGTTCTTGAAATGA
- a CDS encoding DUF2905 domain-containing protein — translation MIRWVLTIFLALVIFSSLLPWLEKLGIGRLPGDLRFTLFGKTFFLPFASTILLSLAVVLLGRLLK, via the coding sequence ATGATCCGCTGGGTGCTTACCATTTTCCTGGCGCTCGTCATTTTCTCGTCGCTGCTGCCCTGGCTCGAAAAGCTTGGCATCGGCCGCCTGCCGGGCGACCTGCGCTTCACCCTGTTCGGCAAGACGTTTTTTCTGCCGTTCGCTTCCACCATCTTGTTGTCGCTGGCGGTCGTGCTGCTCGGGCGCCTGCTGAAATGA